One window of Candidatus Nitrospira kreftii genomic DNA carries:
- a CDS encoding transposase, giving the protein MAKSKTERGRFSSRKKMEVVLRVLRGDDLDVVSREAGITAATVSEWRDQFVASGQAGLKSRAAEGRDDELVRLKALVGDLTMRLELSREAVQRLRGGVPLATGRSTR; this is encoded by the coding sequence ATGGCGAAATCGAAAACAGAGCGAGGCCGGTTTTCCTCGCGCAAGAAGATGGAGGTGGTGCTGCGCGTGCTGCGTGGCGACGATCTCGATGTGGTCTCGCGGGAAGCCGGGATCACCGCCGCGACGGTGTCAGAGTGGCGGGACCAGTTCGTGGCCAGTGGACAGGCCGGGTTGAAGAGCCGGGCCGCCGAGGGCCGCGACGACGAACTCGTGCGGCTGAAGGCCTTGGTCGGAGATTTGACGATGCGGCTGGAATTGTCGAGGGAGGCGGTCCAGCGGCTACGAGGTGGCGTCCCTTTGGCCACCGGGAGGTCGACGCGATGA
- a CDS encoding HTH-like domain-containing protein (modular protein), whose product MSHATSPSTHRRYGVVRVCQEWDLSRSTFYAQPGRRVSPPREPAKRGPKTAYTDEVLTGHIRQVLAASPFLGEGHRKVWARLRAQGIRTSKPRVLRLMRQAHLLAPTRVARVVGPRVHDGTITTERPNQMWGTDATSTVTQQDGLVTVFVGIDHCTLEGIGIHAARRATRFEALEPIRQGVRQQFGTFAAGRATGVQVRHDHGSQYMSDDFQTELRFLGITSSPAFVRAPEGNGVAERFIRTLKEQLLWVRTFQTVEDLRRALHDWLRLYNEQWLVERHGFRSPTQVRRDLLAPSEAA is encoded by the coding sequence ATGAGCCACGCCACGTCACCTTCCACGCATCGACGGTATGGTGTGGTCCGGGTCTGTCAGGAATGGGACCTGAGTCGGTCCACCTTTTATGCCCAGCCGGGCCGTCGCGTCTCACCGCCCCGTGAGCCGGCGAAACGGGGCCCGAAGACGGCATACACCGACGAGGTGCTCACCGGGCACATTCGGCAGGTGCTGGCCGCCTCGCCGTTTCTCGGGGAAGGGCACCGCAAAGTCTGGGCACGGCTGCGGGCGCAAGGCATTCGTACGTCCAAACCGCGTGTCCTCCGGCTCATGCGGCAGGCTCATCTCTTGGCACCCACTCGGGTGGCCCGCGTCGTGGGACCGCGGGTCCACGACGGGACGATCACGACCGAGCGTCCGAATCAGATGTGGGGCACCGATGCGACCAGCACGGTGACGCAGCAGGATGGACTGGTCACGGTCTTCGTCGGCATTGATCATTGCACCCTCGAAGGGATCGGCATCCATGCGGCGAGGCGCGCCACTCGCTTCGAGGCGTTGGAGCCGATTCGTCAGGGCGTGCGTCAGCAGTTCGGCACGTTCGCGGCCGGCCGTGCGACGGGCGTGCAAGTGCGGCATGATCACGGCAGTCAGTATATGAGTGACGATTTTCAGACGGAACTCCGATTCCTGGGCATCACGTCGAGTCCAGCATTCGTGCGCGCCCCAGAAGGCAATGGCGTCGCCGAGCGGTTCATTCGCACGCTCAAGGAGCAGCTGTTGTGGGTGCGTACGTTCCAGACCGTCGAGGACCTCCGCCGCGCACTCCACGACTGGCTGCGTCTCTATAATGAGCAGTGGCTCGTCGAGCGGCATGGGTTTCGCTCACCGACCCAAGTGCGGCGAGATCTCCTCGCACCATCGGAGGCCGCGTGA